The following proteins come from a genomic window of Amphiura filiformis chromosome 16, Afil_fr2py, whole genome shotgun sequence:
- the LOC140172400 gene encoding alpha-1A adrenergic receptor-like, translating into MLHVLLIAIDRYIAIMFPLRYISIITPNTITTLTISTWALALFCGLLPTFGWRKPAEDLEYCNADQVVPFSYYAFFFLVSFLIPLGMTLGFYWKIIVIARSQVRRIGEMRIFVTRRRVIRDGDDTPVGDSPRNLELDINPEMNSSDNRNSSVAIVKAVKTAAIVSGVFVICWLPSFAFRFVMEYLNYNSDETIRAPLFEAFTNFLAFANSAANPIVYSFRYRDFRGILKKIFK; encoded by the coding sequence ATGCTTCATGTGCTTTTAATTGCAATAGATCGATATATCGCAATAATGTTTCCATTAAGATACATAAGTATCATTACTCCCAACACTATTACAACACTAACAATATCAACCTGGGCTTTGGCGTTATTTTGTGGTCTATTGCCGACATTCGGATGGCGTAAACCAGCCGAAGATTTGGAGTACTGCAACGCGGATCAAGTGGTTCCGTTTAGTTATTACGCATTCTTTTTCTTAGTCTCATTCCTGATTCCGTTGGGGATGACGCTGGGATTTTACTGGAAGATCATCGTTATCGCACGTTCGCAAGTAAGACGCATTGGAGAAATGCGTATTTTTGTTACAAGACGCAGAGTCATCCGCGATGGTGACGATACCCCGGTAGGTGATTCGCCAAGGAACTTGGAATTAGACATCAATCCTGAAATGAATTCATCCGATAATCGGAATAGTTCTGTAGCCATTGTGAAAGCGGTTAAGACAGCCGCTATTGTCTCAGGGGTTTTTGTCATTTGTTGGTTACCCAGTTTTGCATTTCGTTTTGTGATGGAATATTTAAACTATAATAGTGACGAAACAATTCGAGCACCGTTATTTGAAGCCTTCACTAATTTTCTGGCTTTCGCAAACTCAGCAGCGAATCCTATTGTGTATTCTTTTCGTTATCGTGATTTTAGAGGAATTctgaagaaaatatttaaatag